TTGTGTACCCCCTTTCGGCAAATACGATCTCTGCGGTCTGGATCGCGCGGCCCTGAGGGCTCGAGAAGCGTGTCGCTGTCAGTTCAGAGATCAGTTCGGATTGCCGCGTAGCCTGCGATATGCCCAGTTGCGTCAGCGGCGAATCCAATCGCCCCTGCATTCGCCCAACCAGGTTCCATTCGGTCTGCCCGTGGCGCATCATGTAAAGATCGGGATACATCCGGATTCTTCCTCAAATCAACGCATCATAGGCCCATTGCAGCAAGGCCTGCCTCTGGCGTGGACGACAGAATACATCTGCGGGATAGCAATTCTTGCGGACCTGTGCCTGATGGCGGGCAAAGGCGCGCCATCTCTTGATCTGCCAGTTATCTACTGTGGGGATACGCCGCCCTCGGTAATAACGGCAATACCATTGGAACCAACCTCGGGGATCGGGCTCGACGATCCAGCCCTTTTGCCGCCAATGCGCCAATGACTGACGGCTCTTGATCCCGAAATAGTTGAGGGAAGGGTCCGGTTCACTGTTGATTCTTGCATTCTTGTACCAGTCCACAGGAAACTCATCCCGGCAATCGTTGAGATATTTTCCCTCGAACACACCAAGTTCCAACATCTGCCTGGGCGTATAATATGGTGTGAAGCGGCTGTCGAAATTCGCGCCTTCGGGGGCTGACAGGACATAGGTGTAGTCGCTTTGAAAGCGGTCAGAGACACGAACAACTTCGGTACCGTCTTGCAATTTGCCCTCGTCCTTCTGCTGGTCCCCGCGCGCTTTATCATGACCGCATCAAAAAAGGCGTCGGGCATTTATGCCTCGGCGCCTTTTCCGGAATCTGGTGGGTGATAGAAGGATCGAACTTCTGACATCTTCGATGTGAACGAAGCGCTCTACCGCTGAGCTAATCACCCGTGGGAGCGGGATTTAGCAGCAACCACGAAAGGCCGCAAGACCAGAGATGCGGTTGATTTAAACCCTGGTGGCAAATGAGCCGGAAATGTCGGGTCCGGCTCATTTTCCGTCACATGGCGATCAATGTGCGACGGCGCCGCCGCCTGACATATTGTCGCCCTTGGCCGGCACACGTGCGGCTTCTGCGGCGGCTTCCTCCGCCGCTTCGTCCCATTCGATCGCATCGGGCATCTGAATCAGCGCGTGACCCAATACTTCCCGGACATTGCCGACCGGTATGATCTTGAGCCCGGTTTTCACATTGTCCGGGATCTCGGTCAGATCCTTTTCGTTATCGGCCGGGATCAACACCGTCTTGATGCCTCCGCGCAGCGCCGCCAACAGTTTTTCCTTGAGCCCGCCAATGGCCAGTACATTACCACGGAGCGTGACCTCGCCGGTCATGGCCACATCCTTGCGCACGGGAATCCCGGTCATCACCGACACGACCGAGGTCACCATGGCGATGCCCGCAGATGGCCCGTCCTTGGGTGTGGCGCCTTCGGGAACGTGGACATGGATGTCGCGCTTGTCGAATTCCGGCGGCCTCACCCCGATCTCGGGCGAGATCGAACGCACGAAGCTGGAAGCCGCGTCGATCGATTCCTTCATCACGTCGCCCAGCTTGCCAGTCGTCTTCATCCGGCCCTTGCCGGGCAGGCGCAACGCCTCGATCTGCAGCAGGTCGCCGCCGACCGATGTCCATGCCAGTCCGGTGACCACGCCGATCTGATCCTCTTTCTCGGCCAGTCCATAGCGATGGCGGCGCACCCCCAGGAATTCCTCGGCCTTTTCGGGCGTAACTTCGACCGATTTGACTTTGCCCTTGAGGATTTCAGTCACGGATTTGCGGGCCAGTTTGGCGATCTCGCGCTCAAGCGAGCGGACACCGGCTTCGCGGGTGTAATACCGGATGACATGGGTCAGCGCCTCGTCCGATATCGAGAACTCACCCTTGCGCAACCCGTTGGCCTTGATCTGCTTGGACAACAGGTGCTGGCGGGCGATTTCGCGCTTTTCGTCCTCGGTATAACCGGCCAGCGGAATGACCTCCATCCGGTCGAGCAGGGGGCCCGGCATGTTGTAGCTGTTGGCCGTGGTCAGGAACATCACGTTCGACAGGTCGTATTCCACCTCGAGATAGTGGTCCACGAAGGTCGAGTTCTGCTCCGGGTCCAGGACCTCGAGCATGGCCGAAGCCGGATCGCCGCGGAAATCCTGCCCCATCTTGTCGATCTCATCGAGCAGGATCAGCGGATTGGTCGTCTTGGCCTTTTTCAGCGCCTGGATGATCTTGCCGGGCATGGAGCCGATATAGGTCCGCCGGTGACCGCGAATCTCGGATTCGTCGCGCACGCCGCCAAGGCTGATACGGATGAATTCACGCCCGGTCGCGCGTGCAACCGACCGCCCGAGCGAGGTCTTGCCCACGCCCGGAGGACCGACAAGGCACAGGATCGGGCCTTTCAGCTTCTGGCTGCGCGCCTGAACGGCCAGGTATTCGACAATGCGTTCCTTGACCTTTTCCAGCCCGTAGTGATCCTCGTCCAGAACCTTTTCGGCCCGGCCCAGATCCTTGCGGGTGCGCGATTTTACGCCCCAAGGCAGGGCCAGTAACCAGTCCAGGTAGTTGCGGCTGACCGTTGCCTCCGCCGACATCGGAGACATGGATTTCAGTTTCTTCAGCTCAGCCTCGGCCTTTTCGCGGGCCTCCTTGCTGAACTTGGTCTCGGCGATTTTCTCTTCGAGTTCGGTGATTTCGTTCTGACCGTCTTCACCGTCGCCAAGTTCCTTCTGAATGGCCTTCATCTGCTCATTCAGATAGTATTCGCGTTGTGTCTTCTCCATCTGGGTCTTGACGCGCGACTTGATCTTTTTCTCGACCTGCAGGACCGACATTTCCCCCTGCATGGAAGAGTAAATCTTCTCCAGCCGGGTCGCCACTTCCAGCGTATCCAGAAGCTCCTGTTTCTTGTCCAGATCGATGCCCATATGGCCCGCGACCAGATCGGCCAGCTTGCCGGGTTCGCGCGCGTCGGCAACGGCGGTGACGACCTCTTCCGGGATGTTCTTGCGAACCTTGACGTAACGCTCGAATTCCTCGGTCACGGTGCGAACAAGTGCTGTCACCGTCGCCTCATCGCCCAGAGTCTCCGAGATGACCTCGGCCGCCGCCTCGAAATAATCGTCATTCGGCACGAAATCAGTGATCTGTACGCGTTCGCGGCCTTCGACCAGCACTTTCACCGTGCCATCGGGGAGTTTCAGCAATTGCAATACATTGGCCAGAACACCGGTGCGATAGATGCCGTCTTCCGCTGGCTCGTCGACCGATGCGTCCATTTGCGCCGACAGCAGAATCGGGCTGTCGGTTTCCATGACCGCTTCCAGCGCGCGCACAGATTTCTCGCGGCCCACGAAAAGAGGCACGATCATATGTGGAAAGACGACGATGTCCCGCAAAGGCAACACCGGGTAGGTCTGAGTTGCGAAATCGTTCATGTTATATATTCCTTTCCTGCCCGAAGCCGCGGCCCCGTGATTAGCAACGCGCGGCCCCTGCGTCGCGACAACTTATGTGTCCAAGCATTGCCGTTCAATAGAACATCGAGACAGGTTGAATTTAACACAGAAGCGAAATCGCGTCAGTTGCCAGCAATTTCAACGCGGTATAACGATTTCAGCCCTGAGTCCGCCCAATCGCGATCCGCGCCCAAGTCGCAACTGCCCGCCATGCCCGCGTGTGACATCGGCGGCAATGGCCAGCCCCAGCCCCGCGCCCTGGCCATGATTGCGATTGCGCGAACTGTCGAGCTGCGTGAATGGCCGCATTGCCGTCTCGACCGCTTCGTCCGGGATGCCCGGTCCGTCATCCTCGATTCCGATTCGCAGACTGCGCGGGCCCAATGCCGCGTCGATCTCGGCGCGTTTGCCGTATCGGACCGCGTTTCCGATCAGGTTGTCCAATGCGCGGCGCAACATGTCGGGGCGACAGGTCACCAGCCCTGAATCGCCCTGCGTGCCGGCCAGAGTGACATCTTGTCCGGCACGTTGCGCATCAGACACAATGCTGTGCAGAAATTCGAACGGATCGATGTCTTGTGTCGGGCTTTCCCGGGCATCGTCGCGCGCATAGTCCAGAAATGCGTCGACCATATGGGTCATCTCGCCGATATCCGCATCCATCGCGGCGATATCTTCCTCGTCGGGCGGCGTAGCTGGGGTCATCATCGACAGGCCGAGGCGCAGCCGCGTCAACGGAGTACGTAGATCATGACTGATTCCCGAGAGCATTACCTTGCGCTGTTCGTTCTGCCGCTCCAGGCGGTTGCGCATATCCAGGAAAGCCGTGCCCGCACTACGGATCTCGACCGCTCCGCCAGGGTAATAGGGTTCGACCCGGCCCTTGCCATAGGCTTCGGCTGCCCGCGCAAGGCGTCGGATCGGGCGAAGCTGGTTGCGCAGGAAGATTGTCGCGATACCTGACATCAGGAGCGAGGTGAATACCATCAGCACCAGCAATTGATGTGGGTTCGAGGCGCTGACCCGTCTTCGGTCGAATGACAGGGAATAGGGGCCGAACTTGCCATTCATGGTCACATCGACGCGCTTGTCGTCGGTTGCGAGATCGATGCCGGTCACCTCGGGAAGGCTGCCGCGTAATTCTTCGATCACGACACGGCCCGAGAAATCGTAAAAGAGGCGCCTGTCTTCCTGGGTCGGCCGGGCGGGCATCCGCAATGTCAGCCCCAGGGGGGCGGCGATGGTCTGGCCCGCCAGAAGTGCCACGGCGGAATTTTCGGCCCGGTCGATGCGCCTGGCGACGAATCCGAGTTCCCGCGCCATGCTGTCGGTCATTTGCTGGGTCACATCCTCGAAATGTCGCTGAAGGAAGGTGACGCTGACAACCAGAGTGACGACCACGACCGGTAGAATCAGGATAAGTGCCGCGCGACCATATAGCCCCCGCGGAAACATCCGTTTCAACCAGCCGAATTCGGGTTCTTTCGCCATGGAAAACCTGCCTGCCTCGATCTAGGCTACTCGTATGAGTCGCATGAAGAAAGAGCCACGCTGCATTCTTGCACCCAATCCTTCGCCCCTGACCGGGCCAGGGACCAACAGTTTTCTGATCGGCCATGATCACGTCGCAG
This region of Paracoccus saliphilus genomic DNA includes:
- a CDS encoding ATP-binding protein is translated as MAKEPEFGWLKRMFPRGLYGRAALILILPVVVVTLVVSVTFLQRHFEDVTQQMTDSMARELGFVARRIDRAENSAVALLAGQTIAAPLGLTLRMPARPTQEDRRLFYDFSGRVVIEELRGSLPEVTGIDLATDDKRVDVTMNGKFGPYSLSFDRRRVSASNPHQLLVLMVFTSLLMSGIATIFLRNQLRPIRRLARAAEAYGKGRVEPYYPGGAVEIRSAGTAFLDMRNRLERQNEQRKVMLSGISHDLRTPLTRLRLGLSMMTPATPPDEEDIAAMDADIGEMTHMVDAFLDYARDDARESPTQDIDPFEFLHSIVSDAQRAGQDVTLAGTQGDSGLVTCRPDMLRRALDNLIGNAVRYGKRAEIDAALGPRSLRIGIEDDGPGIPDEAVETAMRPFTQLDSSRNRNHGQGAGLGLAIAADVTRGHGGQLRLGRGSRLGGLRAEIVIPR
- the lon gene encoding endopeptidase La; this encodes MNDFATQTYPVLPLRDIVVFPHMIVPLFVGREKSVRALEAVMETDSPILLSAQMDASVDEPAEDGIYRTGVLANVLQLLKLPDGTVKVLVEGRERVQITDFVPNDDYFEAAAEVISETLGDEATVTALVRTVTEEFERYVKVRKNIPEEVVTAVADAREPGKLADLVAGHMGIDLDKKQELLDTLEVATRLEKIYSSMQGEMSVLQVEKKIKSRVKTQMEKTQREYYLNEQMKAIQKELGDGEDGQNEITELEEKIAETKFSKEAREKAEAELKKLKSMSPMSAEATVSRNYLDWLLALPWGVKSRTRKDLGRAEKVLDEDHYGLEKVKERIVEYLAVQARSQKLKGPILCLVGPPGVGKTSLGRSVARATGREFIRISLGGVRDESEIRGHRRTYIGSMPGKIIQALKKAKTTNPLILLDEIDKMGQDFRGDPASAMLEVLDPEQNSTFVDHYLEVEYDLSNVMFLTTANSYNMPGPLLDRMEVIPLAGYTEDEKREIARQHLLSKQIKANGLRKGEFSISDEALTHVIRYYTREAGVRSLEREIAKLARKSVTEILKGKVKSVEVTPEKAEEFLGVRRHRYGLAEKEDQIGVVTGLAWTSVGGDLLQIEALRLPGKGRMKTTGKLGDVMKESIDAASSFVRSISPEIGVRPPEFDKRDIHVHVPEGATPKDGPSAGIAMVTSVVSVMTGIPVRKDVAMTGEVTLRGNVLAIGGLKEKLLAALRGGIKTVLIPADNEKDLTEIPDNVKTGLKIIPVGNVREVLGHALIQMPDAIEWDEAAEEAAAEAARVPAKGDNMSGGGAVAH